In the genome of Deinococcus yavapaiensis KR-236, one region contains:
- a CDS encoding MarR family winged helix-turn-helix transcriptional regulator, whose product MTQQDSPRAELLSSLLELELGIVWLAHERMRDLLAPHKLAPPHHMILEVLVGKHPTLTRTSDTALSMSDLALGLDIAPASLTAMVDKLEQLGFAKRQPDTSDRRVMRVMATPEGQHAVDTIAEGWRQMHASAYAQFDEEELARHLGALRRLYAHYAANGHTRDGTP is encoded by the coding sequence ATGACTCAGCAAGACTCTCCGCGCGCCGAGTTGCTGAGCTCGCTCTTGGAGTTGGAACTCGGCATCGTCTGGCTCGCTCACGAGCGCATGCGTGATCTGCTCGCGCCTCACAAGCTCGCCCCACCGCACCACATGATCCTCGAAGTGCTCGTCGGCAAGCACCCCACCCTGACCCGCACGAGCGACACGGCCCTCAGCATGAGCGACCTCGCGCTCGGCCTCGACATCGCGCCCGCCAGCCTCACGGCAATGGTCGACAAGCTGGAACAACTCGGCTTTGCCAAACGCCAGCCCGACACCTCGGATCGGCGCGTCATGCGGGTCATGGCGACGCCCGAGGGGCAGCACGCCGTCGATACCATCGCCGAGGGTTGGCGGCAGATGCACGCGAGCGCTTACGCACAGTTCGACGAGGAGGAACTCGCTCGGCACCTCGGCGCGTTGCGGCGCCTGTACGCACACTACGCCGCCAACGGCCATACGCGTGATGGGACGCCGTGA